One stretch of Microvirga lotononidis DNA includes these proteins:
- the flhA gene encoding flagellar biosynthesis protein FlhA produces the protein MEASEVTAQGRGRDLAFAGAVVGILAILFLPIPPMAIDMGLAFSVALSVLILMVALWIQKPLEFSAFPTVLLIATLLRLALSIASTRLILSDGHKGVDAAGHVISGFSQFVMSGDFVIGIVVFIILITVNFLVITKGATRIAEVGARFTLDAIPGKQMAIDADLSAGLIDEKEAQKRRRELEEESAFFGSMDGASKFVRGEAVASLITIAVNIFGGIVIGVTRHGMPLSKAADVFVQLSVGDGLVSQIPALVVSLAAGLLVSKGGTRGQAQQAVLGQLGAYPRALMVAAALMFVFSIVPGLPMIPFLVLGGCMSFIAYSIPKQRAEQEAKAQAKLAQEQQKNLLESRDSVKETLKLAEIELCLGKHLASYLATSHGDLAHRVSKMRKKFAQDYGFVLPDVKLSDSLMIPPKSYQIKIHGTVVATQEIRPGDLLVVLGDGPVPDVPGDEVREPAFGMKALWVSDVYMSEIKRQGFQSVDGASVLLTHLSEVIRNNLPQLLSYKDVRNLLDGLDSEYKRLLDDICPSQISYSGLQSVLKLLLAERVSIRNLSLILEAIAEIAPHARRAEQLVEHVRVRIAQQICGDLAEGGALNVLRLGNKWDIAFHQSLKRDAKGDVVEFDIDPRLVEQFGAEASDAIKTRMGQVQTFAVVTAPDARPYVRMIIERMFSSLPVLSHLEIARGVEVNSLGTIS, from the coding sequence ATGGAAGCAAGCGAAGTTACAGCCCAGGGGCGCGGCAGGGATCTGGCATTCGCCGGCGCCGTTGTCGGCATCCTTGCCATTCTCTTTCTCCCCATTCCGCCGATGGCGATCGACATGGGGCTCGCTTTCTCGGTCGCGCTGTCCGTCCTGATCCTGATGGTGGCGCTCTGGATTCAGAAGCCTCTCGAATTCTCGGCCTTTCCCACCGTGCTGCTTATCGCAACTCTGTTGCGACTGGCGCTCAGCATCGCGTCGACCCGCCTCATCCTGTCCGACGGCCACAAGGGCGTCGATGCCGCGGGCCATGTGATCAGCGGCTTCTCCCAATTCGTGATGAGCGGCGATTTCGTCATCGGCATCGTCGTCTTCATCATCCTGATCACGGTCAACTTCCTGGTCATCACCAAGGGCGCGACCCGTATCGCCGAGGTCGGGGCCCGCTTTACCCTCGATGCCATTCCCGGCAAGCAGATGGCCATCGACGCGGACCTGTCCGCCGGTCTGATCGACGAGAAGGAGGCTCAGAAGAGGCGTCGAGAACTCGAAGAGGAAAGCGCCTTCTTCGGCTCCATGGACGGTGCCTCGAAGTTCGTTCGCGGCGAGGCCGTCGCCAGCCTGATTACCATCGCGGTCAACATCTTCGGCGGCATCGTCATCGGCGTCACGCGTCACGGCATGCCCCTGTCCAAGGCGGCGGATGTCTTCGTCCAGCTCTCGGTCGGCGACGGACTTGTCAGCCAGATTCCGGCTCTCGTCGTCTCGCTGGCCGCAGGCCTTCTGGTCTCGAAGGGCGGAACGAGGGGGCAGGCCCAGCAGGCCGTGCTCGGGCAGCTCGGCGCCTATCCGCGGGCCCTCATGGTGGCCGCAGCCCTGATGTTCGTCTTTTCCATCGTGCCCGGCCTGCCGATGATTCCGTTCCTCGTGCTCGGCGGCTGCATGAGCTTCATCGCCTATTCGATCCCGAAGCAAAGGGCGGAGCAGGAGGCGAAGGCCCAGGCCAAGCTGGCGCAGGAGCAGCAGAAGAATCTCCTGGAATCACGCGACTCGGTCAAAGAAACCCTGAAGCTCGCCGAGATCGAGCTGTGCCTCGGCAAGCATCTCGCATCCTACCTTGCGACCTCGCACGGAGACCTGGCACACCGCGTCAGCAAGATGCGCAAGAAGTTCGCCCAAGATTACGGTTTCGTTCTCCCGGACGTGAAGCTCTCCGACAGCCTGATGATCCCGCCGAAGAGCTACCAGATCAAAATCCACGGAACCGTCGTGGCGACCCAGGAGATCCGCCCCGGCGATCTTCTCGTCGTGCTCGGCGACGGACCGGTCCCCGACGTTCCCGGAGACGAGGTGCGCGAGCCGGCTTTCGGCATGAAGGCTCTCTGGGTGTCGGACGTCTATATGAGCGAAATCAAGCGGCAGGGCTTCCAGTCCGTGGATGGAGCCTCGGTCCTCCTCACGCATCTGAGCGAAGTGATCCGCAACAACCTGCCTCAGCTCCTGTCCTACAAGGACGTGCGCAATCTCCTGGACGGCCTTGATTCCGAGTATAAGCGCCTGCTCGACGACATCTGCCCCTCGCAGATCTCCTATTCCGGCCTTCAATCCGTCCTGAAGCTCCTACTGGCCGAGCGCGTGTCCATCCGCAACCTGAGCCTGATCCTGGAAGCGATCGCCGAGATCGCCCCCCACGCACGCCGCGCCGAGCAGCTGGTGGAGCATGTGCGTGTCCGCATCGCCCAGCAGATCTGCGGCGATCTCGCCGAGGGAGGCGCCCTCAATGTTCTGAGGCTCGGGAACAAATGGGATATCGCGTTCCACCAGAGCCTGAAGCGTGATGCGAAGGGCGACGTGGTCGAGTTCGACATCGATCCCCGTCTTGTGGAGCAGTTCGGCGCCGAGGCGTCGGACGCCATCAAGACGCGCATGGGGCAGGTCCAGACCTTTGCCGTCGTCACCGCGCCGGATGCCCGCCCCTATGTGCGCATGATCATCGAGCGCATGTTCTCGTCCCTGCCTGTCCTGTCGCATCTGGAAATCGCCCGGGGCGTCGAGGTCAACTCGCTCGGGACGATTTCGTGA
- the fliR gene encoding flagellar biosynthesis protein FliR, whose amino-acid sequence MNQVTPETLLAVFLIFCRIGGCLMIAPGFSSNRIPMHVRLFIGLATSLALAPVLLEKVQAGVTSQVPAAVLLYVGKELLTGLLIGLLGRVYFLALQTMLNAVAMALSLGGMPGTPIDEAEALPPITTFIMMVATAVLFMSDLHWEFFRGLIASYARLPVGEGLGMNLSLTQLVDQIGIAFVLALRISSPFILYSVIVNLAVGLTNKLTPQIPVYFLATPFIMLGGLLIIYFAASDYVLLFMESFSTWLRDG is encoded by the coding sequence GTGAACCAAGTCACGCCCGAGACCCTTCTGGCGGTCTTCCTGATCTTCTGCCGGATCGGCGGATGCCTGATGATCGCCCCGGGTTTCTCGAGCAACCGGATCCCGATGCATGTGCGGCTCTTCATCGGTCTGGCGACCAGCCTGGCGCTGGCGCCGGTGCTGCTCGAGAAAGTCCAGGCGGGCGTCACCTCGCAGGTTCCCGCGGCCGTTCTCCTCTATGTCGGCAAGGAACTTCTGACGGGCCTCCTGATCGGCCTTCTGGGCCGTGTCTATTTCCTCGCGCTGCAGACCATGTTGAACGCCGTCGCGATGGCCCTGAGCCTCGGCGGCATGCCGGGGACGCCGATCGACGAAGCGGAGGCTCTTCCGCCGATCACGACCTTCATCATGATGGTGGCGACAGCCGTTCTCTTCATGTCGGACCTTCATTGGGAGTTCTTCCGAGGGCTCATCGCCTCCTACGCGAGGCTGCCGGTCGGAGAAGGGCTGGGCATGAATCTCTCCCTGACGCAGCTCGTCGACCAGATCGGCATCGCCTTTGTGCTGGCGCTCCGGATCAGCAGCCCGTTCATCCTGTATTCCGTCATCGTCAACCTGGCGGTCGGGCTCACCAACAAGCTCACGCCTCAGATTCCGGTCTACTTCCTGGCGACGCCTTTCATCATGCTCGGTGGATTGCTGATCATCTATTTCGCCGCAAGCGACTACGTGCTCCTGTTCATGGAGTCGTTCTCGACCTGGCTTCGGGACGGATAG
- a CDS encoding rod-binding protein: protein MAISPPSDIINDVARAADPARYQAAAQKLLDGASALDGASFDDAMKSMASQPLMAPGADIYTLRNSLRNDAESAGTARAQKAHQEFEAYILQTFVESMLPKDAENTYGKGNAGSIWKSMMAEQIGAQISKAGGIGIAKRLLDAQDTGRSSDIRVPPAPASFSGKV, encoded by the coding sequence ATGGCGATCAGCCCGCCCTCAGATATTATCAACGACGTCGCCAGGGCTGCGGACCCCGCACGCTATCAGGCCGCGGCCCAAAAGCTTCTCGACGGCGCGTCGGCCCTGGATGGGGCGAGCTTCGACGACGCCATGAAGTCCATGGCAAGCCAGCCTCTGATGGCACCCGGCGCCGATATTTACACGCTGCGGAATTCGCTTCGCAATGACGCCGAGTCGGCCGGTACGGCAAGAGCCCAGAAGGCGCATCAGGAGTTCGAAGCCTATATTCTCCAGACTTTCGTGGAGTCCATGCTGCCGAAGGATGCGGAGAATACCTACGGCAAGGGAAATGCGGGCTCCATCTGGAAATCCATGATGGCCGAGCAGATCGGAGCACAGATCTCGAAGGCGGGCGGCATCGGAATCGCGAAGCGGCTTCTCGATGCGCAGGACACCGGACGTTCATCCGATATACGCGTCCCTCCGGCCCCTGCATCGTTTTCCGGCAAGGTCTGA
- a CDS encoding magnesium transporter CorA family protein, whose amino-acid sequence MMLMKSLDRLEETLDQETAALMARDLSNLEEFNRRKSQCLLEISRMVRTADVHALDQKATKRLQDLQAKIETNQDMLQRHMQAVQEVASIISNAIQKAESDSTYSAYMNKAGFGA is encoded by the coding sequence ATGATGCTGATGAAGTCCCTCGATCGGCTTGAAGAAACCCTGGATCAGGAAACCGCAGCCCTCATGGCGCGGGATCTGTCGAACCTTGAAGAGTTCAACCGGCGGAAGAGCCAGTGCCTTCTCGAGATCAGCCGAATGGTCCGGACGGCGGACGTCCACGCCCTGGACCAGAAAGCGACGAAGCGGCTGCAGGATCTCCAGGCCAAGATCGAGACCAACCAGGACATGCTTCAGCGGCACATGCAGGCCGTGCAGGAAGTCGCGAGCATCATCTCGAATGCGATCCAGAAGGCTGAGTCCGACAGCACGTACTCGGCCTACATGAACAAGGCGGGCTTCGGCGCATGA
- a CDS encoding response regulator, with amino-acid sequence MNYCLIIDDSRVIRKVSRDIVESLDFRVSEAENGEAGLEACRTEMPDVILLDWNMPVMDGYSFLKALRATPEGRMPKVVFCTTENSLDHITRALEAGADEYVMKPFDRDILAAKFQELGVLPASHSA; translated from the coding sequence ATGAACTATTGCCTGATCATTGATGACTCCCGCGTGATCCGGAAGGTATCCCGCGACATCGTCGAGAGCCTCGATTTCCGCGTCTCGGAGGCGGAGAACGGCGAGGCGGGTCTCGAAGCCTGCCGGACCGAGATGCCGGATGTGATCCTCCTCGACTGGAACATGCCCGTCATGGACGGTTACAGCTTCCTGAAGGCCTTGCGCGCCACGCCGGAAGGTCGGATGCCTAAGGTCGTCTTCTGTACGACCGAGAACAGTCTCGACCATATCACGCGCGCACTGGAAGCAGGCGCGGACGAATATGTGATGAAGCCCTTCGATAGGGACATTCTCGCGGCGAAATTCCAAGAGCTGGGCGTTCTTCCGGCATCACATTCGGCGTGA
- a CDS encoding protein-glutamate methylesterase/protein-glutamine glutaminase, giving the protein MALSPVTQASPAPGRITRVMIVDDSAVIRGMIGRWLTEAGGFEIVATASNGRMAVDAAARTKPEIILLDLEMPEIDGLAALPLILKAHPASKVIVISTLTQRNAEISLKCLSLGAVDYLAKPESARAPGAANEFRRELVEKMRALSETKARTPRFSAAPAPKVVSPAPAAIPRPGSTKPQCLLIGSSTGGPRAVERVLLDMKPALSRIPVLIVQHMPAMFTAVFADHLQTLLSLPAREARDGDAVAPGTILVAPGGRHMGVVSSGGKVAIRLNDGPPENFCRPAVDVLFREAAAIYGASALAVVLTGMGSDGTHGARILSKAGATVIAQDEATSIVWGMPGSIVKAGLAHEVLPLESIGRSLKGLITGAST; this is encoded by the coding sequence ATGGCTCTCTCCCCTGTAACCCAGGCAAGTCCGGCTCCCGGACGTATCACCCGTGTGATGATCGTGGACGACAGCGCCGTCATCCGCGGCATGATCGGCCGCTGGCTCACCGAAGCCGGCGGATTCGAGATCGTCGCGACGGCCTCGAACGGCCGCATGGCTGTCGATGCGGCGGCCCGCACGAAGCCCGAGATCATCCTGCTCGACCTCGAGATGCCCGAGATCGACGGCCTCGCAGCCCTGCCGCTCATCCTGAAGGCCCATCCGGCGAGTAAGGTGATCGTGATCTCGACCCTCACCCAGAGGAATGCGGAGATCTCCCTGAAGTGCCTCTCTCTCGGCGCCGTCGATTATCTGGCGAAGCCGGAGAGTGCGCGCGCTCCGGGGGCTGCGAACGAATTCCGGCGCGAGCTCGTCGAGAAGATGCGCGCCTTGAGCGAGACAAAAGCCCGGACGCCGCGATTCTCCGCGGCACCCGCTCCCAAGGTCGTGTCGCCGGCACCGGCGGCGATCCCGAGGCCCGGCAGCACGAAGCCGCAATGCCTGCTCATCGGCTCGTCCACGGGCGGCCCGCGGGCGGTGGAGCGCGTTCTCCTGGACATGAAGCCGGCGCTGTCGAGAATCCCGGTGCTGATCGTGCAGCACATGCCGGCGATGTTCACGGCTGTGTTCGCGGATCATCTCCAGACGCTTCTGTCCCTTCCCGCCCGGGAGGCGCGGGATGGCGATGCGGTTGCTCCCGGAACCATCCTCGTCGCGCCCGGCGGGCGGCACATGGGTGTCGTCTCGTCCGGAGGCAAGGTTGCGATCAGGCTCAATGACGGACCGCCCGAAAACTTCTGCCGCCCGGCAGTCGACGTCCTGTTCCGCGAAGCCGCCGCCATATACGGCGCGTCCGCCTTGGCCGTCGTCCTGACAGGCATGGGCTCGGACGGAACGCACGGGGCGCGCATTCTCTCGAAGGCGGGTGCGACCGTGATCGCCCAGGACGAGGCGACGAGCATCGTCTGGGGCATGCCGGGCAGCATCGTGAAGGCGGGCCTCGCCCACGAGGTCCTTCCGCTGGAATCCATCGGCCGTTCGCTGAAAGGCCTCATCACCGGAGCTTCGACATGA
- a CDS encoding CheR family methyltransferase, translated as MTEAEFEALRVFLKARSGLALSPDKRYLVESRLSSVCTRFKLESLSHLIREIRAGRAMALEKATIEAMTTNETFFFRDKTPFDLFQDVLLPKYLKERAGSRRLRIWCAAASSGQEPYSLAMILKEASARMPGWHIDIVASDISTEVLEKAKVGLYNQFEVQRGLPIRLLVKYFTQTGDQWQISPEIRAMVDFRYLNLLEDFSRLGSFDIVYCRNVLIYFDAALKADVLRRIANLMAADGSLLLGASETVLGVTDALTLDPAHRGLYAKTPAMAATPTQRAMGMR; from the coding sequence ATGACCGAAGCCGAATTCGAAGCCCTGCGCGTGTTCCTGAAGGCCAGGTCGGGCCTGGCGCTGTCGCCGGACAAGCGCTATCTCGTCGAGAGCCGTCTCTCCTCCGTCTGTACGCGCTTCAAGCTCGAGAGCCTCTCGCACCTCATCCGCGAGATCAGGGCCGGCCGCGCCATGGCGCTCGAAAAGGCCACCATCGAGGCGATGACGACGAACGAGACCTTCTTCTTCCGGGACAAGACGCCGTTCGATCTCTTCCAGGACGTCCTTTTGCCCAAGTACCTGAAGGAGCGGGCGGGAAGCCGCAGGCTGCGGATCTGGTGCGCGGCCGCATCGAGCGGACAGGAACCGTATTCGCTCGCGATGATCCTGAAGGAGGCATCTGCCCGGATGCCCGGCTGGCACATCGACATCGTCGCCTCCGACATCTCGACGGAAGTCCTGGAGAAGGCGAAGGTGGGTCTCTACAACCAGTTCGAGGTCCAGCGCGGCCTTCCGATCCGCCTCCTCGTGAAGTACTTCACGCAGACCGGGGATCAATGGCAGATCTCGCCCGAGATCAGGGCGATGGTGGATTTCCGCTATCTCAACCTGCTCGAGGATTTCAGCCGTCTGGGATCCTTCGACATCGTCTATTGCCGCAACGTGCTGATCTATTTCGATGCCGCCCTGAAGGCTGACGTCCTGCGCCGGATCGCCAACCTGATGGCGGCCGACGGCTCGCTCTTGCTCGGCGCCTCCGAGACCGTGCTCGGCGTGACCGACGCTCTGACGCTCGATCCGGCTCACCGCGGTCTCTACGCGAAGACGCCCGCGATGGCGGCGACGCCGACCCAGCGGGCGATGGGCATGCGGTAG
- a CDS encoding flagellin, with amino-acid sequence MASILTNASALTALRNLANTQGALSKTQSQISTGLKVASASDNTTNWSVSTQIKTDNSVVNTIKDTLKQNSDLVNTASSAMDNLLTTIDKIKVELAKAKDVKDDNFDAINTSLAKLGAELDGVLENAALNGVNLLDDSVSDMDGGAAGKQIKLAAGWSGGTTGSGFKTINVDLTDLGSSAAGALTAAGTNASTQAVNSLKITGTGATAQTLVDNMAKDVETALKSVRNFATELGAAKNQIDAQSKFLGALGEAMTNSVSTLVDADMNEVSTRLQALQTQQQLGVQSLSIANQNSQMILRLFQ; translated from the coding sequence ATGGCTTCCATCCTCACCAATGCCTCCGCCCTGACCGCCCTGCGCAACCTCGCCAACACGCAGGGCGCCCTGAGCAAGACCCAGAGCCAGATCTCCACCGGCCTCAAGGTGGCGTCCGCCTCCGACAACACCACCAACTGGTCGGTGTCGACCCAGATCAAGACCGACAACAGCGTCGTCAACACCATCAAGGACACGCTGAAGCAGAACAGCGACCTGGTGAACACCGCCTCGTCGGCGATGGACAACCTGCTCACCACCATCGACAAGATCAAGGTCGAGCTCGCCAAGGCCAAGGACGTCAAGGACGACAACTTCGACGCCATCAACACCTCGCTGGCCAAGCTCGGTGCCGAGCTCGACGGCGTTCTGGAGAACGCGGCCCTCAACGGCGTGAACCTCCTCGACGACTCCGTCTCCGACATGGACGGTGGGGCTGCCGGCAAGCAGATCAAGTTGGCGGCCGGCTGGTCCGGCGGCACGACCGGCAGCGGCTTCAAGACCATCAACGTCGATCTGACGGACCTCGGCAGCTCCGCCGCTGGCGCGCTGACTGCGGCTGGTACGAACGCGAGCACCCAGGCGGTCAACTCCCTGAAGATCACCGGCACGGGTGCGACGGCTCAGACGCTCGTCGACAACATGGCCAAGGACGTGGAAACGGCCCTGAAGTCGGTCCGTAACTTCGCCACCGAGCTCGGCGCCGCCAAGAACCAGATCGACGCGCAGTCGAAGTTCCTGGGCGCTCTGGGCGAAGCAATGACGAACAGCGTCAGCACTCTGGTCGACGCGGACATGAACGAGGTTTCGACCCGCCTCCAGGCTCTGCAGACGCAGCAGCAGCTCGGCGTGCAGTCGCTCTCGATCGCCAACCAGAACAGCCAGATGATCCTGCGCCTCTTCCAGTAA
- a CDS encoding flagellin, whose protein sequence is MASILTNASALTALRNLANTQNALNKTQGQISTGLKVASASDNTTNWSVSTQIKTDNSVINTIKDTLKQNSDLLNTASSAMDNLIATIDKIKVELAKAKDVKDDNFDAINTSLAKLGAELDGVLENAALNGVNLLDNSVSDMDAGAAGNQIKLAAGWSGGTTGSGFKTINVNLTDLGGVAAGAGTGVLNKAGASTLAVNAINITGTGATAQTLVDTVAGEVETALESVRNFATELGAAKNQIDAQSKFLSALGEAMTNSVSTLVDADMNEASTRLQALQTQQQLGVQSLSIANQNSQMILKLFQ, encoded by the coding sequence ATGGCTTCCATCCTCACCAATGCCTCCGCCCTGACCGCCCTGCGCAACCTCGCCAACACGCAGAACGCGCTGAACAAGACCCAGGGCCAGATCTCCACCGGCCTCAAGGTGGCGTCGGCCTCCGACAACACCACCAACTGGTCGGTGTCGACCCAGATCAAGACCGACAACAGCGTCATCAACACCATCAAGGACACGCTGAAGCAGAACAGCGATCTGCTGAACACCGCTTCGTCGGCGATGGACAACCTGATCGCCACCATCGACAAGATCAAGGTCGAGCTCGCCAAGGCCAAGGACGTCAAGGACGACAACTTCGACGCCATCAACACCTCGCTGGCCAAGCTCGGTGCCGAGCTCGACGGCGTTCTGGAGAACGCGGCCCTCAACGGCGTGAACCTCCTCGACAACTCCGTCTCCGACATGGATGCGGGGGCTGCCGGCAATCAGATCAAGTTGGCGGCTGGCTGGTCCGGCGGCACGACCGGCAGCGGCTTCAAGACCATCAACGTCAATCTGACGGACCTCGGCGGTGTCGCGGCCGGCGCAGGCACGGGCGTGCTGAACAAGGCAGGCGCGAGCACGCTGGCTGTCAACGCCATCAATATCACCGGCACGGGTGCGACGGCTCAGACGCTCGTCGACACGGTGGCCGGTGAAGTGGAAACGGCCCTTGAGTCGGTCCGTAACTTCGCCACCGAGCTCGGCGCCGCCAAGAACCAGATCGACGCGCAGTCGAAGTTCCTGAGCGCCCTCGGCGAAGCAATGACGAACAGCGTCAGCACCCTGGTCGACGCGGACATGAACGAGGCTTCGACCCGCCTCCAGGCTCTGCAGACGCAGCAGCAGCTCGGCGTGCAGTCGCTCTCGATCGCCAACCAGAACAGCCAGATGATCCTGAAGCTCTTCCAGTAA